In the genome of Palleronia sp. LCG004, the window CGCGATCGAGGGGATGGCGATGCATGTCCGCATCATTGTCGAGCGGATGCGCGGGCATGGCGTCGCGATCGACCGCGTGTTGAACGGCGGAGGCATCCCGCAGAAGAACGTCGCGTTGAACCAGATCTATGCCGACGTCCTCGGGACCGAGGTGCATGTCCCCGAAAGCTCGCCCACAGGAGTCGGGGCCTGCATCTTCGCGTCCCTTGCCGCAGGGCTCTTCCACGATTACGCTGACGCACAGACGCGACTTGCCCCGGCCACACGCGTCTTTCATCCCCGCCCCGACGCACAGGCGGTCTATGAGCAGCTCTTCCCGCTCTATCGCTCGGTCTATTTTGCCTTCGGCACCGGCGAGCCGCAGGATTTGGGTTCGGTCCTGGGCACCTTGAGGACGTTCCGTCAGGGCGAGTGACACTTACCCGCCTCGGGGGAGATTCGGGATCGCCACAAAAAGTTGCAGATCGGCAGATTCCGCAAAATTTTTTCCGCGTGTGAAAGCACATGGATGGCACACCGTGTCCCGTCGCTGTAGACGATGTGGCAAATGGTGCAGAAAACGTTCAGATCGATGGAGGAGTTCGCGAGGGCATGCGGCGTCTCCCGCCCGACAGCGGCCAAGTATTTCAACGATCCCCAGGACGTGAAACCGGCGACGCGTGCCCGGATCGAGGCCGTTCTCAAGACATCGGAATTCGAACCGAATTCCTTCGTACGGCATCTCAGCAGCAAGATCGCCCGCAACGTAGGCATCATCGTCCCGACGATCTACGACCCGTTCTTCGCCAAGCTCGTCTCCGACCTCGAATCGGCTCTCAGGGCTCGCAACTTCTGGCCGATCCAGATTTCGTGCCAGACGCGTCCCGACCTCGAGGAGGAGGCCGCGCAGAGGATGCTCGACTTCAAGGTCGCGGGTGTGGTGGTTGCCCCGCTCGGCAACCTCTCGAGACCGGGCGTCTTCGACCAGCTAAAGGCCAGCATCCCGACGGTCAGCTTCGACGTGCCGCTGGGCGACGACGTCCCCTTCGTGAGCAACGATCACAGCGAGGGGATGGCCGCGATGGTGCAGTATCTCTGCCGCTCGGGCGAACCGCCAGTCCTGATCGAGGGGCCGCACCTGACCGACAATGTGCTGATCCGCCAGGAATCCTATCGTCGGACCATGCAGGCCGAGGGGTGCGAGCCCATCGTCGTCGATTTCTCGGCCGAAGCTTCGTGGGATATGGAGCGTCTGGGCCGCGAGCAGATGATGCGCCTGCTGAAGGAGGGGCTGCCAGGCAAGACGCTGCTCTGCTCGAACGACCGGATCGCCTTCGGCGTCATCTCGGCAGCTTGCGATGCGGGCCTGAGGATCGGGCGCGATTCCGGCGACGACATCCGCATCGCCGGGCACGACGATCATCCGCTGAGCAGGTACATCTGGCCGCCTTTGACGACGACCGCGCAGGATACAGAGGCGATCGCGCAGGAGACGGTCCAGCAATTGCTCGACCTGCTCAGCGCCGATGCATCGGGGCGGGACGTCGCGCCAGCCCGCATGCGCGTGCGTTCGACGCTGATGATGCGGAAATCCGCCTGACGGACGATCAGCCCCGGGTGGTCCAGCGGGCGCAGGACCACTCGATCGCCTCGACCGCCTCGGGGATCATCGCCGATTTCGACACGAAACCGTGGATTTGCCCGGCCCAGATCCGCAGGCTCACCCCGCATTCAACCTCGAGCCGCCTCGCATAGGCCAGCCCCTCGGAGAAGAGAACATCCTGCCCCGCGAGCACGATTACGGCCGGTGCCGTTCCGGCAAGCGTCGTAGCCTTGAGTGGGGCTGCACGAGGGTCGCTCCGCCGCGTCCCCTCCCCGAGGTAATGATCGCGGAACCACGCCATCTCCCGCGCGGTCAGACCGAACCCCTCGCCATGGCTGCCGAAGGTCTCCGATGCCTGGTCCTGGTCCGTGTTGGGGTAAAACAGGATCTGCGCGGAGATCCCGGGGGCCTCTCCGTCCCGCGACATGAGGGCCAGCGAGGCCGCCAGGTTGCCGCCCGCGCTGTCGCCGCCCACCGCGATGCGCGCGGGATCGATCCCGTAGGACGCCGCCTCGGAATGGATATGTCGCAGCGCGCGCAGACAATCCTCCAGCCCCGCGGGAAACGGCGCTTCGGGGGCCAGCCGGTAATCCGGTGCGACGACCACCGCTCCCGCCCGGTTGGCAATCGCCCGGCAGATCCACTCGTGGGTCTCGATCGTGCCGATGACCCACCCGCCCCCGTGCATGTAGAGAAGCGCGGGCGCGTCGCGCTCGGGCGCGCCCGCTCCCCGCCAGATTCTCAGCCGAATACCGTCATGGATTGCATCCTCGACCTGCGCCACCGGTTCGAGCGGCAGCTGGTCGGCGGCATGACCGTCGAGATACTGTGCGCGCGCGGCTTCTGGCGAAAGGTCGGCGACCGACACGCCCCCCCGCGCCGCAGCCGTGGCAAGCGCGCGGGCCGCCGAGGGATCGAGGCCGCTCACGACAACAGCCGCTTCGCATCGTCCTCGCTGAAGATCGCCGGCTGGCATTCGGTCGCGCTCACCTCGACCGGCTGGCCGGTCTCGGCGGCCTTCAGGATCGATTCCATGATCTCAAGCACGTGCAGCGCCAGATCGCCCGATGCACGGGCGGGGCGTCCCTCGATCAGGGCGGTGGCCATGTCGGCAAGGCCCAGCATCCTGTAATTGCCCCGATCGGGTGCCTCCCTCGGCCAGTTGAGCGCACCGAACGGAAGGCCCGCAGTATCAAGATCCGCCCAGGGCGCACCCCGCTCCGACAGGCTGACAATGCCGCTGAAATTGTCGGGGTCGGGCAGGCCGATCGACCCTTCGGTGCCGTGCAGCTCGATCTGCCGGTTCGTATGGCGATAGACGTCCCAGGAGGTCACGAACGTGACCTGCGCGCCGCCCGCGAAGTCGAGCAGGGACGAGACGCTGGTCGGCGTGCCCACGGGGATCGTCGTGCCCTTCAACGGCCCTTCGGCGCTCAGCTCCCGCTCGGCATGCGCGCTCGTGGCGAGCGCCTGGACCCGCCGCACCGGACCGATGAGGTTCACCAACATGCTGAGGTAATACGGCCCCATATCCATCACGGGCCCCCCGCCAGGCTGATAGTAGAAGCCCGGATCGGGATGCCAATGCTCCATCCCCCGGCCCATCATGAACGCCGTGCCGGTGACCGGACGGCCGATCGCGCCGTCCTCTATCAAGCGGCGCGCATGTCGCCCCGCCGCCCCGAGGAACGTGTCCGGAGCGGATCCGATCGATAACCCCTTCGCACGTGCGAGCTCGACCAGCGCGCGTCCGTCGGTTGTGTTCGTGCTCAGCGGTTTCTCGGTAAAGACGTGCTTGCCAGCTTCGAGCGCACGGCGCGAGATGTCGTAATGCGCTGCAGGCACGGTGAGGTTCAGGATCAGGTCGACATCGGGCGAGACGAGGATCTCGTCCGTTCCCATAACCTTCAGCCCGAAGGCATCCCCGCGCGCCCGCGCCGCCGCCTGCGAGAGGTCGGCGCAGGCCGTCACGCTCACCCCGTCGAACATCTCGGCGTTGAGCAGGTAGGCGAGCGAGATGTTCCCGCAGCCGACAAGCCCGATCCGCAGCCGGTCTCCGTTCGTCATCGACATAGATCCCCCGGTATGGCGCAGGAATTTCCCGTGCGCGATTTTCCTGTTTGACGTTTTGTAAAAAACAAACTTAGGTTTTGCAATATCGCAGGAGGCCACCTTCGCCCCGACGGATGGGTCGGGAAACGCGGGCGGCGGGAGAGGACATCGGGGGAGGATTCGATGGCGGATCGCACGTTCAGGTTCGGATGCCAGACGTTCACATGGGAAATGCTCGGGGATGGCTGGACAGGAGGGCCCGACGATCTCGTCGAGGCGATCGCCGCGGCGGGATACGAGGGGATCGAGATCACCGACACGATGATCGGTCATTATGCCGACCGTCCCGCCGATTTCGCCCGGCGGCTCGACGAGGCGGGACTTGCACTTGCGGCCTTCGCGTTCGGATCGAAGGGCGGCTTCAGCGAGCCGAGCCTCGTCGATGACGACCTCGAGGCCTGCCGCAGATGGTGCGCCTTCGCGGCTCATTTCCCCGGCGCGGTCGCCTCCATGGGCTCGGCGACGGCGATGTCGCCCGGCGCTCGCGACGACAAGCTGAAGGTCGCCGCCGACATCTATGCCCGCGCGACCGAGATCGGACGCGCCGAAGGCGTCGACGTGGCGGTGCACCCGTCCTCGCATCACGACACGCTGCTCTACGACCGGTCCGATTACGACCGTCTGTTCGACATCATGGACGCAAGCGTCGGATGGGTCCCCGATACCGGACACATCCTGCGCGGCGGTCAGGACCCGGTCGAGGCCATGATCCGGCATCGCGCCCGCATCCGGTACGTCCACCTCAAGGATGTCACCCGGCAGGGCGATTGGGCGATGATGGGCGAAGGCGTCTGCGACACCCGCGCGATCCTCGAAACCGCCGCCGGCGCGCCGCGCTTCAATGGATGGGTCGTCGTCGAGGAGGAATCCGAGACCGCGGGCCGTGATCCGGCCGACGCGATCCACCGCAACCGCGAGACCCTGAGGGCGATCGATTTCGGCTGATCCCGACGCGGGCAAACCCCAAAAGACCATCCGGCATGGCCGGCTATCAGGAGACATTCAGATGACACTCGGCACCCAGGTCCGCCTCGCGCGGCTTTTCTCGCACCCCTCGGGCAACCTCTTCGGCGGCGCGGTCGATCACTTCGTGGGCTACGGCGACGTGCGGCAGGGCGGCCTCGCGGACCTGCCCGGCGCGCTCGCCCGCGTTATGCGCGGCAAACCTGATTACGTCAGCATCCAGCCGGGCGCGGCGCGCCATCTCTGGCCGCAATATGCCGGTCAGGCCGCACTCGTCATCCAGGGCGGGTGCTTCGTTCCAGACGACCGCATCAGCGAGCTGATCGCCACGCCCGAGGACGCGGTTCGGGCAGGTGCCGACGCGCTTGCCGTCGCGATCCCGGTTCGCGGCAACACGGAAGGGCGCTACATCCGCTGGCTGACCGATTCCGTGAACGCCGCCGCACGCTTCGGCATGCCCGTCGTCGCCCATATCTACCCGCGCGACTTCACCGACGGGACCAAGATCGTCTTCACTCCGGACGAGATCGCCTATGCCGCGCGGATCGGCATCGAGACGGGCGTCGACGTCATCAAGATCGGCTATACCGGCGACTTCGAAAGCTACAAGGAAACCGTCCGCACCAGCCCCGTTCCCGTGGTGATCGCGGGCGGACCCAAGGCCGACACGCTTCTGAAGGCCCTCGAACAGACGGCCGAGGCGATCCAGGCCGGCGCGCGCGGTGCGGTCGTCGGGCGCAATCTCTGGGGTCACGGCGATCCGGAGATGTCGGCCCGTGCGTTCCGCGGCGTGATCCACGACGGATTGCCCGCCGAGGATGCACTGAAGCAAGCGCAGGGCTGATGCCCACGGCCAAGACCCTCGTGGCGGGATTCGGCGCGCTTTCCGTGGACGAGATCGTCCATGTGGACGCGCCGCTCTCTGCCGGCAAGGGACGGGTCCTGCGACGCACACGCGCATTCGGCGGCAACGTCGCGACGGCCCTCGTAGCGGTCGCGCGCCTCGGCGGCGAGGCCAGCTATATCGGTTGGCTGCCGGAGGACCCGGACGATCCCGCGATCCGGGATCTTGAATGCAGCGGGGTGCGCACGGATCGCGCGCCTCGCGACGCGAACAGCCGCCCCATCCGTTCGCTGATCTCCGTGGGCTCCGACGGAGAGCGGTTCATCGCATTCGACGACGACGTGCCACTGGGCACCGCCCTCGATACACTCGACGACACGCTCTCTCAGGCCGGGGCATTGATGATCGACGGCTATGCGATCGAATCCCTTGCAGCTGTCGAACGCGCGCGCGTCCGTTCAGTCCCGGTCGTGGCAGATATCGAATGGGTGCGCGGACCGGCGAGCGACCGGCTGATCGCACTTTCCGACCATCTTGTTCTGCCGCTAGGGTTCGCCCGCGCCCATACAGGGCGAGACGACCCGTCCGAAATTCTCGATGCACTCTGGTCCTCCGATCGCGCCGCGATCGTGCTGACGGATGGTGAGCGGGGTGTATACTATCGTGCGGGCCCCCCTTCCACGGCCGGCCACCAATCCGCATTCGAAGTTCCGGTCGTCGACACGACCGGGGCAGGCGACTGCTTTCACGGGGCCTATGCACAGGCGCTCGTCTCCGGGGCCGATCTGGCCGAGCGTGTCGCCTTTGCAGCCGCCGCCGCCGCCCTGTCGGTGACTGGACCCGGCGGGCGCGACGCCCTGCCCGGGCCGAGACAGGTCGAGGACATGCTTTCCCATGGGCCGCATCAGGCCAATCCGAACAAAAACTTTCGGTTTAGTAAATTCTAGTTGTCACATTGTAAGTTCATGCGCTAGCCTCCTGAGAGGGAGAAGATGGCCGGGGCGAAGGTTCCTGCCGAAAAGCGTGGCGACGGGCCCGGGCGGGCCCCGAGCAGGGGGGAGAATTGAATGGCCGGCGTTGTGCTGGAGAACATCAACAAGAGCTTCGGGAATTTTCATGCGATCAGGGATCTCAACCTGTCGATCGCGGACGGTGAATTCCTGATCCTCGTCGGGCCTTCGGGCTGCGGCAAGTCGACGGCGCTGCGGATGATCGCGGGGCTGGAGGACATCAGCAGCGGCAGCCTGATGATCGGTGGCGTGGACGTGGCCGGAATGGCCCCGAAGGAACGCGACATCGCGATGGTGTTCCAGTCCTACGCACTCTATCCACACATGACAGTGGCCGAGAATATCGGGTTCTCCATGCGACTGGCCGGCAAGAAGAAAGCCGAACGCCAGAAACGCGTCCGCGAGATCGCCGACACGCTGCAACTGACGGCCCTTCTCGACAGCAAGCCCGGCAATCTCTCGGGCGGCCAGAGGCAGCGTGTCGCCATGGGCCGCGCCATGGTCCGCGCCCCTGCCGCCTTTCTCATGGATGAGCCGCTCTCCAATCTTGACGCCAAACTGCGCGTGCAGATGCGGGCCGAGATCGCCAGCCTCCAGCGCCAGCTGGGCGTCACCACGATCTACGTGACCCACGACCAGACCGAAGCCATGACGATGGGCGACCGCGTCGCGGTGATGAAGGGCGGCATTCTCCAACAGGTCGATACGCCGAAACGCCTCTACGAGGCACCCGTCAACGCTTTCGTTGCAGGCTTCATCGGATCGCCCTCCATGAACCTCTTCGAGGCACGCCTGTCGGGCGGAACGCTTGAGGCCGACGGCTTCTCGCTCAGGCTCGACGACGATGCACTGGCTCGCCGGCCGGGCCTCAGGGCCTATGAAGGTGGCAAGGTCGTCTTCGGCATCCGTCCCGAGAACCTCTTCGACAGCAAACTTGCATCGGGGGCGCGCTACCAGACGGTGCCGGCCCAGGTCGTGACGATCGAGGAACTCGGCTCCGAGCACGTCGTGCATCTGCGCCTCGACGCGGTGGCCGTCGATTCAGGCGATCCCGACGCTGTCGAGGATCTGGGCGGCATGTCGAATGCCGTCGCCAAGTTCGAACCGGCAAGCACGGTCTCGGCGGGCGAACGGGCCGAGGTCGGCATCGACACCGCGGCGCTGCACTTCTTCGATCCGAAATCGCACCTGGCGATCTCGTGACCGGAGGCGGGGCGATCTCTCGAAGGCCGCAGGAGGAGCGCGCCGGGAGATCGTCTGACGACAGGGGAATGCTCGCCGCCGGCCCTGCCGGAAAGGTCGGGTGATACCGGACGCGACGACCGTCGTTCCGGAAAAAAGGGAGGAAGACATGAAGACCAACAAGACGCTCGCACTTCTCGGTGGAACGGCCGCCGCGTGGATCTTCGGCGTGACCGGCGCAATGGCGCAGGTCGAGCTCGAGTTCAGCCAGTGGTGGGAACCCGAATTGCCCGCCGGATCGCTGCGCGCGATCATGGACGATTTCGAGGCCGAACACCCCGACATCACCGTCACCCTCGTCAGCGGACCCTACGCGACCACACGCGACCAGATCGCGATCGGTGCCGCCAGCGGAACGATGAGCGACGTGGTCGGTCTCGACGGGGCCTGGGTCAACAGCCTCTCGTCGCAGAACGCGATCGCCGACATGACGCCGCTGATGGACGAAAGCGGCTTCGACAAGAGTCAGGTCGCCGACATCGTCACGGTCGACGACAAGGCGGTGATGTTTCCCGTCGCCTCCTTCGTCTACCCGATCTTCGTGAACACCGATCTGGCCGAAGAAGCCGGCGTGACCGAGATGCCCGAAACGCGTGCCGAGTTCCTCGAGGCCGCGAAGATGATGACCGATGCCGAGGCGAACCGCTACGGATGGTCGCTCCCGCTGTCGCTGCAATCCCCGTCGAGCGTTCTGAACGACATGATGTCGTGGGTCTGGGCCTCGGGCGGCAGCATGCTTGAGAACGGTCAGCCCAACCTCGAGGGCGAAGACGTGGTCGGCATGCTCGACTACATCAACCAGCTTCACGAGGCGGGCGTGATCTCTCCCGGGATCGCGACCAAGACGGAACAGGAGAAGGTCGAGGAATTCGTCAACGGCCGCATCGGCATGATGGTCGACACCCTCGCCCATGTGAACCTGATCCGCGAGCGCAATCCCGATCTCAACTTCGACATCATCCCGATCCCGGTCGTCGAGGGTTACGAGGGCGAGCGCGGCCTGACCTACGCATCCTGGGGTATCGGCATCTCCGAGCAGACCGAGAACAAGGAAGAGGCCTGGCAGCTCGTCGAATACATGATGAGCGAAGAGGTCAACGCGCGTCTCGTATCGCTTGCCAACGCCTTCCCGGGCAACGTCAATGCACAGCCCGATTTCGTCGACAGCGACGAGGCCTTCGCCAAGGCGTTCGAGATCTTCCAGGAGACCTATCTCGCGAACGAGTTCACGGGCCTCCCGGTCGCCGTCGACCTGATGCGCCAGTTCGCGGTCGAGACCCAGAAGATGCTCGAAGGGCAGGAGAGCCCCGAAGAGGCCGCGGCCAACGCACAGGCCGGCTGGATGAAGGAATTCTGAGGCCGAACGCGCGCCCCGGACCCATCGCCCGACGGGGGGCGTGCCCGCGCACGCCCCTCCCCCGCCCCTCCGAGCCCGAGCGAGACCGATGACACCATTTTTCATCCCCGCCAGGTTGCGCCTCAGCGCACGGCGGAAGCGGACATTCGCGCCCTATCTCTATCTCACGCCGTCGCTTCTCGTCGTCGCGATGCTGATGCTGCTGCCGATGGCGATGGTCGTCACCTATTCCTTCCAGCGAAGCGCCGTCCTGCAGCCCGACAACTCCTTCGCGGGCCTCATGCATTACCGCGAGATCTTCGCCGATCCGGTCTTCTGGTCGTCGCTCTGGCACACGCTCTACTTCACGCTGGCAAGCGTCGTGATGCACATGGTCATCGGGCTTCTCTTCGCGCTGATGCTCAACAGCCCGCGCATCAACCCCGCGCTGCGCAGCGTGCTGCGCGTGCTCTACATCCTGCCGTGGCTCTTCACTCAGGTCATCATCGCCGTGATCTGGCGGCTGCTGCTCGAACCCAACGGCATCGT includes:
- a CDS encoding sugar ABC transporter substrate-binding protein, encoding MKTNKTLALLGGTAAAWIFGVTGAMAQVELEFSQWWEPELPAGSLRAIMDDFEAEHPDITVTLVSGPYATTRDQIAIGAASGTMSDVVGLDGAWVNSLSSQNAIADMTPLMDESGFDKSQVADIVTVDDKAVMFPVASFVYPIFVNTDLAEEAGVTEMPETRAEFLEAAKMMTDAEANRYGWSLPLSLQSPSSVLNDMMSWVWASGGSMLENGQPNLEGEDVVGMLDYINQLHEAGVISPGIATKTEQEKVEEFVNGRIGMMVDTLAHVNLIRERNPDLNFDIIPIPVVEGYEGERGLTYASWGIGISEQTENKEEAWQLVEYMMSEEVNARLVSLANAFPGNVNAQPDFVDSDEAFAKAFEIFQETYLANEFTGLPVAVDLMRQFAVETQKMLEGQESPEEAAANAQAGWMKEF
- a CDS encoding PfkB family carbohydrate kinase: MPTAKTLVAGFGALSVDEIVHVDAPLSAGKGRVLRRTRAFGGNVATALVAVARLGGEASYIGWLPEDPDDPAIRDLECSGVRTDRAPRDANSRPIRSLISVGSDGERFIAFDDDVPLGTALDTLDDTLSQAGALMIDGYAIESLAAVERARVRSVPVVADIEWVRGPASDRLIALSDHLVLPLGFARAHTGRDDPSEILDALWSSDRAAIVLTDGERGVYYRAGPPSTAGHQSAFEVPVVDTTGAGDCFHGAYAQALVSGADLAERVAFAAAAAALSVTGPGGRDALPGPRQVEDMLSHGPHQANPNKNFRFSKF
- a CDS encoding LacI family DNA-binding transcriptional regulator, giving the protein MVQKTFRSMEEFARACGVSRPTAAKYFNDPQDVKPATRARIEAVLKTSEFEPNSFVRHLSSKIARNVGIIVPTIYDPFFAKLVSDLESALRARNFWPIQISCQTRPDLEEEAAQRMLDFKVAGVVVAPLGNLSRPGVFDQLKASIPTVSFDVPLGDDVPFVSNDHSEGMAAMVQYLCRSGEPPVLIEGPHLTDNVLIRQESYRRTMQAEGCEPIVVDFSAEASWDMERLGREQMMRLLKEGLPGKTLLCSNDRIAFGVISAACDAGLRIGRDSGDDIRIAGHDDHPLSRYIWPPLTTTAQDTEAIAQETVQQLLDLLSADASGRDVAPARMRVRSTLMMRKSA
- a CDS encoding ABC transporter ATP-binding protein — encoded protein: MAGVVLENINKSFGNFHAIRDLNLSIADGEFLILVGPSGCGKSTALRMIAGLEDISSGSLMIGGVDVAGMAPKERDIAMVFQSYALYPHMTVAENIGFSMRLAGKKKAERQKRVREIADTLQLTALLDSKPGNLSGGQRQRVAMGRAMVRAPAAFLMDEPLSNLDAKLRVQMRAEIASLQRQLGVTTIYVTHDQTEAMTMGDRVAVMKGGILQQVDTPKRLYEAPVNAFVAGFIGSPSMNLFEARLSGGTLEADGFSLRLDDDALARRPGLRAYEGGKVVFGIRPENLFDSKLASGARYQTVPAQVVTIEELGSEHVVHLRLDAVAVDSGDPDAVEDLGGMSNAVAKFEPASTVSAGERAEVGIDTAALHFFDPKSHLAIS
- a CDS encoding class I fructose-bisphosphate aldolase; the protein is MTLGTQVRLARLFSHPSGNLFGGAVDHFVGYGDVRQGGLADLPGALARVMRGKPDYVSIQPGAARHLWPQYAGQAALVIQGGCFVPDDRISELIATPEDAVRAGADALAVAIPVRGNTEGRYIRWLTDSVNAAARFGMPVVAHIYPRDFTDGTKIVFTPDEIAYAARIGIETGVDVIKIGYTGDFESYKETVRTSPVPVVIAGGPKADTLLKALEQTAEAIQAGARGAVVGRNLWGHGDPEMSARAFRGVIHDGLPAEDALKQAQG
- a CDS encoding alpha/beta hydrolase — encoded protein: MSGLDPSAARALATAAARGGVSVADLSPEAARAQYLDGHAADQLPLEPVAQVEDAIHDGIRLRIWRGAGAPERDAPALLYMHGGGWVIGTIETHEWICRAIANRAGAVVVAPDYRLAPEAPFPAGLEDCLRALRHIHSEAASYGIDPARIAVGGDSAGGNLAASLALMSRDGEAPGISAQILFYPNTDQDQASETFGSHGEGFGLTAREMAWFRDHYLGEGTRRSDPRAAPLKATTLAGTAPAVIVLAGQDVLFSEGLAYARRLEVECGVSLRIWAGQIHGFVSKSAMIPEAVEAIEWSCARWTTRG
- a CDS encoding sugar phosphate isomerase/epimerase → MADRTFRFGCQTFTWEMLGDGWTGGPDDLVEAIAAAGYEGIEITDTMIGHYADRPADFARRLDEAGLALAAFAFGSKGGFSEPSLVDDDLEACRRWCAFAAHFPGAVASMGSATAMSPGARDDKLKVAADIYARATEIGRAEGVDVAVHPSSHHDTLLYDRSDYDRLFDIMDASVGWVPDTGHILRGGQDPVEAMIRHRARIRYVHLKDVTRQGDWAMMGEGVCDTRAILETAAGAPRFNGWVVVEEESETAGRDPADAIHRNRETLRAIDFG
- a CDS encoding Gfo/Idh/MocA family oxidoreductase, whose protein sequence is MSMTNGDRLRIGLVGCGNISLAYLLNAEMFDGVSVTACADLSQAAARARGDAFGLKVMGTDEILVSPDVDLILNLTVPAAHYDISRRALEAGKHVFTEKPLSTNTTDGRALVELARAKGLSIGSAPDTFLGAAGRHARRLIEDGAIGRPVTGTAFMMGRGMEHWHPDPGFYYQPGGGPVMDMGPYYLSMLVNLIGPVRRVQALATSAHAERELSAEGPLKGTTIPVGTPTSVSSLLDFAGGAQVTFVTSWDVYRHTNRQIELHGTEGSIGLPDPDNFSGIVSLSERGAPWADLDTAGLPFGALNWPREAPDRGNYRMLGLADMATALIEGRPARASGDLALHVLEIMESILKAAETGQPVEVSATECQPAIFSEDDAKRLLS